One genomic segment of Corynebacterium durum includes these proteins:
- the gatB gene encoding Asp-tRNA(Asn)/Glu-tRNA(Gln) amidotransferase subunit GatB: MTAAVYDLMDYDDVLEKYDPVMGMEVHVELATETKMFSASSAHFGAEPNSNVDPVSLGLPGALPVVNAKGVEWAIKIGLALNCSIAESSRFARKNYFYPDQPKNYQISQYDEPIAYDGYLDVVLDDGTEWRVEIERAHMEEDTGKLTHLGGADGRIHGATSSLVDCNRAGVPLIEIVTKPIEGAGERAPEVARAYVSALRDLVKALDVSDARMDQGSMRVDSNVSLRPKGTTEFGTRTETKNINSLRSVEQAVRFEMQRQAQVLEDGGEIIQETRHYQETDGSTSPGRLKETAEDYRYFNDPDLPPVIAPREWVEEIRATLPELPWVRKARIQKEWGLSDAEMRDLINAGALDLIIDTVEAGATSGEARSWWVSYLAQKANAAGVELADLAITPAQVAEVVGLVKEGKLTNKLARAAVDGVLDGEGTVAEVIKARGLEVVRDDAAIEKAVDEALAANPDIVEKIRGGNAKAGGAIVGAVMKATRGKADPALVNKLIAEKTK, encoded by the coding sequence ATGACTGCAGCCGTTTACGACCTCATGGATTACGACGACGTTCTGGAGAAATACGACCCCGTCATGGGCATGGAAGTGCACGTTGAGCTGGCGACAGAAACGAAAATGTTTTCCGCAAGCTCCGCGCACTTCGGGGCGGAACCCAACTCCAACGTCGATCCCGTGAGCCTCGGCCTCCCGGGGGCGCTACCCGTGGTCAACGCCAAAGGCGTCGAATGGGCCATTAAAATCGGGCTGGCTTTGAACTGCTCTATTGCGGAATCCTCACGCTTTGCCAGGAAGAACTACTTCTACCCGGACCAGCCGAAAAACTACCAAATCTCCCAGTACGACGAACCCATCGCCTACGACGGCTACCTTGACGTCGTGCTCGACGACGGCACGGAATGGCGCGTGGAAATTGAACGCGCCCACATGGAGGAAGACACCGGCAAGCTCACCCACCTCGGCGGTGCCGACGGACGCATCCACGGCGCAACAAGCTCGCTTGTGGACTGCAACCGCGCCGGTGTGCCCCTCATTGAGATTGTGACCAAACCCATCGAAGGCGCAGGGGAGCGCGCCCCTGAGGTTGCCCGCGCCTACGTCTCTGCGCTGCGTGACCTGGTGAAAGCCCTGGACGTGTCCGATGCGCGCATGGATCAGGGGTCTATGCGCGTGGATTCCAACGTCTCGCTCCGCCCGAAAGGCACCACTGAGTTTGGTACCCGCACGGAAACCAAAAATATCAACTCGCTGCGGTCTGTTGAACAGGCCGTGCGTTTTGAGATGCAGCGTCAGGCCCAGGTGCTGGAAGACGGTGGCGAGATCATCCAGGAAACCCGCCACTACCAGGAGACAGACGGTTCCACCAGCCCTGGACGGTTGAAGGAAACCGCCGAGGACTACCGTTACTTCAACGACCCCGACCTGCCCCCGGTCATTGCCCCGCGTGAATGGGTGGAAGAAATTCGTGCCACTCTGCCCGAGCTGCCGTGGGTACGTAAGGCCCGCATCCAGAAGGAATGGGGGCTTTCCGACGCCGAGATGCGTGACCTGATCAACGCTGGTGCGCTTGACCTGATCATTGACACCGTTGAGGCCGGTGCCACCTCTGGGGAGGCACGTTCCTGGTGGGTGTCTTACCTCGCCCAGAAAGCCAACGCCGCTGGTGTAGAGCTTGCGGATCTGGCCATCACCCCCGCCCAGGTCGCTGAGGTCGTGGGTTTGGTTAAGGAAGGCAAGCTCACCAACAAGCTCGCCCGCGCCGCCGTTGATGGTGTGCTCGATGGGGAAGGGACCGTCGCCGAGGTCATCAAGGCACGTGGGCTTGAGGTGGTGCGTGACGACGCCGCGATTGAAAAGGCCGTGGACGAAGCACTGGCCGCCAACCCTGACATTGTGGAAAAGATCCGTGGCGGGAACGCCAAGGCCGGCGGTGCCATTGTCGGCGCGGTGATGAAAGCCACACGTGGCAAGGCCGACCCCGCGCTGGTGAACAAACTCATCGCGGAGAAGACGAAGTAA
- a CDS encoding 6-phosphofructokinase: MRIATLTSGGDCPGLNAVIRGVVRTASTEYGSTVVGYEDGWVGLMEDRRIQLYDDEHIDRILLRGGTILGTGRLHPDKFKNGIEKIKENLADAEIDALIPIGGEGTLKGAKWLADNGIPVVGVPKTIDNDVNGTDFTFGFDTAVSVATDAIDRLHTTAESHNRVMIVEVMGRHVGWIALNSGMAGGAHYIVVPEAPFDIADICKAMERRFQMGEKYGIIVVAEGSLPKEGTMEFAEGGVDQFGHRTFNGIGQVIGDEIQKRLGHDVRTTVLGHIQRGGTPTAFDRVLATRFGVHAARACHTGSFGKCVALRGEHIDLIELEEAVGTLKTVPLGRYRTAQALFG, translated from the coding sequence ATGCGAATTGCGACACTAACTTCTGGTGGTGACTGTCCCGGCCTCAACGCGGTTATCCGAGGAGTCGTCCGCACCGCCAGCACCGAATACGGTTCCACAGTTGTTGGTTACGAAGACGGATGGGTCGGTCTTATGGAAGACCGCAGAATTCAGCTCTATGATGACGAACACATTGACCGAATCTTGCTGCGCGGCGGAACGATCCTGGGTACCGGGCGTTTGCATCCCGACAAATTTAAAAATGGAATTGAAAAAATTAAAGAAAACCTCGCTGACGCGGAAATTGACGCGCTGATTCCCATCGGTGGTGAGGGAACGCTGAAAGGCGCGAAATGGCTCGCCGATAACGGGATTCCGGTTGTGGGGGTGCCCAAGACCATTGATAACGATGTGAACGGCACCGATTTTACCTTCGGTTTTGACACCGCAGTATCCGTGGCAACCGATGCCATTGACCGGTTGCACACTACTGCTGAATCCCACAACCGTGTGATGATCGTGGAGGTCATGGGTCGGCATGTTGGCTGGATTGCCCTGAACTCCGGCATGGCCGGTGGTGCCCATTACATTGTTGTCCCCGAAGCCCCATTTGATATTGCCGATATTTGTAAAGCCATGGAACGTCGCTTCCAGATGGGCGAGAAATACGGCATTATTGTGGTCGCCGAGGGGTCATTGCCCAAGGAAGGCACCATGGAATTCGCCGAGGGCGGTGTGGACCAGTTCGGCCACCGCACATTCAACGGCATTGGCCAGGTCATTGGTGATGAGATTCAGAAGCGCCTCGGTCACGATGTGCGCACCACTGTGCTGGGCCACATCCAGCGTGGTGGAACACCCACAGCGTTCGACCGTGTGCTGGCCACTCGTTTTGGCGTGCATGCCGCCCGCGCCTGCCACACTGGTTCCTTTGGCAAGTGCGTTGCCCTGCGCGGCGAGCACATTGACCTGATCGAACTGGAAGAAGCCGTGGGTACGCTGAAAACTGTTCCTCTTGGACGCTACCGCACCGCCCAAGCGCTGTTCGGTTAG
- a CDS encoding MFS transporter has product MKATDAEPPMMPDRQASETTGTAGSAKRSSVAWLYLTSAGLSLLGNGVATVVWPWLVLERTGNPAAAGLVATAIAIPSLLFAILGGQLIDTVGRKPMSIISDIVSGLSVIAVIAVDAWLGLNLTWFIVIGILGAVGDIPGMAARAALGGDVSYTSGKSMDFISGVVQSLGGLAFLVGPAAAGMLMATLPIQEVLWITAICSLLAAAFTALLRLQVNPDQEIEENIKGWRSWGRAWMVVLQSPVVQLLAFVALVSSTLIAPYLMLILPTHFQNSHNPSMLGFALSAYAVGMIAGGGVIAAVGSNKRRLIWVTSMVFFTIGFACIAMMAHSWILLAGMFVAGIGGGISTPLQMVLITEQIPENLRGRAFSVFNAIGQFAAPIGLSVATVSLTRVSIYTVAIAVAVIWTAAAVYSSLRGIMILPDAAQYDKENESDASASAAHS; this is encoded by the coding sequence ATGAAAGCAACGGACGCTGAACCGCCAATGATGCCGGATCGGCAAGCTAGTGAGACGACGGGAACCGCTGGCTCAGCCAAACGATCAAGCGTGGCGTGGCTGTACCTAACATCCGCAGGCTTATCGCTGTTGGGCAATGGGGTCGCTACTGTTGTATGGCCGTGGCTGGTTTTGGAACGTACAGGAAACCCCGCCGCCGCTGGCTTGGTAGCCACGGCCATTGCTATTCCATCGCTGTTGTTTGCGATCTTGGGTGGACAGCTGATTGATACAGTTGGCCGCAAACCCATGAGTATTATCTCCGACATTGTCAGTGGGCTTTCCGTTATCGCCGTCATTGCGGTAGACGCATGGCTGGGGTTGAACCTCACCTGGTTCATCGTCATCGGCATTCTCGGTGCGGTGGGTGATATCCCAGGAATGGCAGCTCGTGCTGCGCTCGGTGGCGATGTCTCCTACACCTCCGGCAAGTCCATGGATTTTATTTCCGGCGTTGTGCAGTCTCTCGGTGGATTGGCGTTTCTTGTTGGCCCAGCGGCTGCGGGCATGCTCATGGCCACGCTGCCGATCCAAGAAGTTCTGTGGATCACCGCCATCTGCTCGTTGCTCGCTGCGGCGTTTACGGCACTCTTGCGGCTGCAGGTTAACCCCGACCAGGAAATCGAAGAGAACATCAAAGGTTGGCGCAGCTGGGGCAGGGCCTGGATGGTTGTGCTCCAGTCTCCTGTTGTTCAGCTTCTTGCATTTGTGGCCTTGGTGTCATCTACTCTCATTGCGCCCTACTTGATGCTTATCCTGCCTACGCACTTCCAAAATAGCCACAACCCGTCCATGCTCGGTTTTGCGTTGTCTGCATATGCGGTCGGCATGATCGCAGGCGGCGGCGTGATTGCGGCTGTTGGTTCCAACAAGCGGCGGCTCATCTGGGTGACCAGCATGGTGTTCTTCACCATTGGATTTGCGTGCATCGCGATGATGGCCCACTCCTGGATTCTGCTTGCCGGTATGTTCGTGGCCGGTATTGGTGGCGGCATCAGTACCCCGTTGCAAATGGTGTTGATTACTGAACAAATCCCAGAAAACCTACGCGGTCGGGCGTTCTCCGTGTTCAATGCCATTGGACAGTTTGCCGCCCCCATCGGCCTTAGTGTGGCCACAGTGTCTCTGACCCGTGTGTCCATTTATACGGTGGCCATTGCGGTGGCCGTCATCTGGACCGCTGCGGCAGTGTATTCCTCTCTTCGTGGCATCATGATCCTTCCCGATGCTGCCCAGTATGATAAGGAGAATGAGTCAGACGCCTCCGCATCCGCAGCACACAGCTGA
- a CDS encoding TetR/AcrR family transcriptional regulator, which yields MTPPRQHRADAARNRITIMNVARQQITEYGPDVSMSQIAAAAGVAVGTLYRHFPTKADLVAMVVADSVDELARAADAAWQRVHTGTTEPADELLEFISHFLDVTAHNKAIKAAARALGATPDYSDAERQAVAALSSIIDAGKKAKTLRADLTVRDIYLLTFHLPADMSAEDRRRWLELIRPGLLREE from the coding sequence ATGACACCGCCACGACAACATCGCGCTGACGCGGCGCGCAACCGCATCACCATCATGAACGTTGCGCGCCAACAAATCACCGAATACGGCCCTGATGTCAGTATGAGTCAGATAGCCGCAGCGGCGGGAGTGGCAGTAGGAACCCTTTACCGGCACTTTCCTACCAAAGCCGACCTCGTGGCTATGGTTGTTGCTGACAGCGTTGACGAACTTGCCCGCGCGGCCGATGCCGCATGGCAACGCGTACATACTGGGACAACGGAACCCGCAGACGAGCTGCTTGAGTTTATAAGTCACTTTCTTGACGTCACTGCTCACAACAAAGCGATCAAAGCCGCAGCCCGCGCCTTAGGTGCCACCCCTGACTACTCTGACGCGGAACGACAGGCAGTCGCCGCTTTGTCAAGCATTATCGATGCAGGAAAAAAGGCAAAAACCCTTCGCGCAGACCTCACTGTGAGAGATATTTACCTTCTTACATTCCATCTTCCCGCAGACATGTCAGCAGAGGACCGTCGCCGCTGGCTCGAACTTATACGGCCTGGGTTGCTCCGGGAGGAATAA
- a CDS encoding ABC transporter ATP-binding protein, whose protein sequence is MFVVDSVAAGIGKKTLLRGVSFTVKRGTMTAIVGINGVGKSTLLRALGGIAKPHAGQVLIDAANVHTIKPRHRATLMTLVGQEESPPGDLTVAEMVALGRLPYLKSWQLGSSKEKDIIARSLATVGISGLADRPCDQLSGGQRRRALLARGFAQETDLVLLDEPTNHLDVHHQLHLLGVLRDSGRTIIATIHDLDLAMSYFDQVVVLHQGGMLCAGHPQDVLIPDNLRKVFDVQALIAQLPEATNPHLIIDSL, encoded by the coding sequence ATGTTTGTTGTTGATTCCGTAGCTGCGGGCATCGGCAAAAAGACGCTGCTCCGTGGAGTTTCCTTCACCGTCAAGCGCGGCACCATGACCGCCATCGTGGGTATCAACGGCGTGGGAAAATCAACTCTCCTGCGCGCCCTCGGGGGCATCGCGAAACCCCATGCTGGCCAGGTGCTTATCGACGCCGCGAATGTCCACACCATCAAGCCACGGCACCGCGCCACCCTGATGACGCTGGTGGGGCAGGAGGAAAGCCCGCCCGGCGACCTCACCGTCGCGGAAATGGTGGCGTTAGGGCGCCTGCCCTACCTGAAATCCTGGCAGCTGGGCAGCTCGAAGGAAAAGGACATTATTGCCCGTTCACTAGCTACCGTGGGTATTTCCGGCCTCGCCGACCGTCCATGCGACCAGCTCTCTGGTGGTCAGCGCCGCCGCGCATTGCTAGCCCGTGGCTTTGCCCAGGAAACAGACCTGGTGCTTCTGGATGAACCAACCAACCATTTGGATGTGCATCACCAGTTGCACCTATTGGGTGTGCTGCGGGATTCGGGCCGCACCATCATTGCCACCATTCATGACCTTGACCTGGCCATGTCCTATTTCGACCAGGTTGTTGTGCTGCACCAGGGCGGCATGTTGTGTGCCGGACATCCACAGGACGTGTTGATACCCGACAACCTGCGGAAAGTGTTTGATGTTCAGGCGCTTATCGCGCAACTTCCAGAGGCAACCAACCCCCACCTCATCATTGATTCACTGTAA
- a CDS encoding oxidoreductase — MPKTALVTGASSGMGEEIARTLHKLGYTVYAAARRTDRLEQLATTGIHALTMDVTDDESITSGIEKIITETGHIDVLINNAGYGSYGAIEDIPMDEARHQFEVNVFGLARLIQLVLPYMRAQRSGTIINISSVGGRLTNPLGGWYHASKHAVEALSDALRMETAPFGIDVVVIQPGGIRTEWPGITADHLEGTAEGSAYAAQVEAVAGWMRSESTAKRLSPPSVIADTVKKIVTARKPRTRYVVGFGGKPLVILRRILPDRAFDYVVSIVFGVRR; from the coding sequence ATGCCAAAAACAGCACTCGTCACAGGTGCATCGTCCGGCATGGGCGAAGAGATCGCACGTACACTCCACAAGCTCGGCTACACCGTCTACGCCGCCGCACGCCGCACCGACCGACTAGAACAGCTCGCCACTACAGGAATCCATGCCTTAACCATGGATGTCACCGACGATGAATCCATAACCAGCGGCATCGAGAAAATCATCACCGAAACGGGCCATATCGACGTCCTGATCAACAACGCCGGCTACGGATCCTACGGAGCCATCGAAGACATACCTATGGACGAGGCTCGTCACCAGTTCGAGGTCAATGTTTTTGGCCTAGCACGCCTGATTCAACTTGTTCTCCCCTACATGCGCGCCCAACGATCCGGCACCATCATCAACATCTCCTCCGTGGGTGGTCGACTCACCAATCCGCTGGGTGGCTGGTATCACGCCAGCAAACACGCCGTTGAGGCGTTGAGTGACGCACTCCGCATGGAAACCGCGCCTTTCGGCATCGATGTTGTTGTCATTCAACCCGGTGGTATCCGCACTGAATGGCCCGGGATTACTGCAGATCACCTGGAAGGAACCGCCGAGGGCAGCGCCTACGCTGCTCAGGTCGAGGCCGTGGCTGGTTGGATGCGCTCCGAATCAACCGCCAAGCGCCTGTCCCCGCCCAGTGTCATCGCTGACACCGTGAAAAAAATCGTCACAGCCCGCAAGCCACGCACCCGCTACGTGGTCGGGTTCGGGGGAAAACCGCTGGTAATTCTGCGTCGAATCCTCCCCGATCGCGCCTTTGATTATGTTGTCAGCATAGTATTTGGTGTGCGACGCTAA
- a CDS encoding ABC transporter substrate-binding protein: protein MKKYIAILCGIGILAAGCGTTGNNEASTSANGGVTLKNCGEEVTYQHHDKLWVHDGSIISIALGAGAGDKINWVSSMQKDKDILRAKYGDIVDRLDEAAEKTPSLEEVVSKKPDIMVAGWNYGFSESNDLNPERLKSQGIDSYILTESCRQGSTGKRGVVEPWQAVRDDVGNLGKIAGSEATATQVIDDMDTRLDNLKAAPQAEKKPTVFVFDSVKDGGIFTSGKFGGPQAIIEAAGGNNATADIDDTWTNVGWEKIASSTPDVFVMVDYPNQSFEDKVEALRSNPVTKDLPAVKENRFINLPYAMWCSGPLNIDAAEHVRKGMEKFNVVPQTDIQPQLTLPASVPGQEYVQ, encoded by the coding sequence ATGAAAAAGTACATTGCGATACTCTGTGGTATCGGTATTCTCGCCGCAGGCTGCGGTACCACAGGAAACAACGAGGCATCGACAAGCGCGAACGGGGGAGTGACCCTAAAGAACTGCGGTGAAGAGGTGACCTACCAGCATCATGACAAGCTGTGGGTGCACGACGGAAGCATCATTTCCATTGCCCTCGGTGCTGGCGCAGGCGACAAGATTAACTGGGTCAGCTCGATGCAAAAAGACAAAGATATTCTCCGTGCGAAATATGGCGATATAGTCGATCGCCTCGACGAGGCGGCAGAGAAAACCCCGTCGCTGGAAGAAGTGGTGAGCAAAAAGCCGGACATTATGGTCGCGGGTTGGAATTACGGGTTCTCCGAATCCAATGACCTAAACCCAGAAAGGCTGAAATCCCAGGGGATTGACAGCTACATACTTACAGAATCCTGCCGCCAAGGGTCGACTGGTAAGCGTGGTGTGGTCGAACCCTGGCAAGCTGTGCGCGATGACGTGGGTAATCTCGGCAAAATTGCTGGTAGTGAGGCTACAGCAACTCAGGTTATTGACGATATGGATACCCGTCTTGACAACCTGAAGGCAGCCCCGCAGGCAGAGAAGAAACCCACCGTTTTCGTGTTTGATTCTGTGAAAGACGGCGGGATTTTTACCTCCGGCAAGTTCGGTGGGCCACAGGCCATCATCGAAGCCGCAGGTGGGAACAATGCTACCGCTGACATTGACGATACGTGGACGAATGTCGGTTGGGAGAAAATCGCTTCTTCCACGCCAGATGTGTTTGTGATGGTGGATTATCCAAACCAAAGCTTTGAGGACAAGGTGGAGGCATTGAGGAGCAATCCCGTCACTAAGGACTTGCCCGCAGTGAAAGAAAACCGTTTTATCAACCTGCCATACGCCATGTGGTGCTCTGGACCTTTGAACATTGATGCCGCCGAGCACGTGCGAAAAGGCATGGAGAAATTCAACGTTGTTCCGCAGACTGACATCCAACCCCAGTTGACCCTTCCAGCTTCTGTTCCAGGCCAGGAATACGTTCAATAA
- a CDS encoding DHA2 family efflux MFS transporter permease subunit, whose protein sequence is MLPSMIRRMSQTPPHPQHTAELPLSDAWRALSALCVGFFMILLDQTIVAVATPHFHKDLDASLNDVIWVTSVYLLTFAVPLLVTGRLGDRFGQRTIYLIGMVVFTLSSLACGLASTIELLIIARALQGFGASLIAPQTMSVINRIFPRDKRGAAMGMWGAVAGFASLMGPLLGGVIVAYVGWQWIFFINVPIGVVSLVLVARWVPVLPRASRSIDALSVVASVISVFAFVFTLQEGPHLGWPLWLWGLLAAGVGAFAWFVWLQYTAARRGTEPLVPLVMFRNRNFALGSFSISAMGFVVGGTMVPIMLFLQDVQGMNAQQAAFMLIPMAVISGTLAPFVGRLADRIHPRVLSMIGFGFMTAAALALAAIMRDGVGRWWMLLPAVLLGFGNGFVWSPNSATSMRDLPIQSLGAASGVYNTTRQIGSVLGSAAIGGVMQMGVANSGYANSMGNSMVLCVIVLIFGLIAVSRFTERTDTAAAD, encoded by the coding sequence ATGCTGCCCAGTATGATAAGGAGAATGAGTCAGACGCCTCCGCATCCGCAGCACACAGCTGAGCTGCCCCTTTCCGACGCATGGCGCGCCCTCAGTGCGTTGTGTGTCGGGTTTTTTATGATCCTTCTGGATCAAACAATTGTTGCGGTGGCAACACCACACTTCCACAAAGATCTCGATGCCTCCCTGAACGACGTCATCTGGGTCACCTCTGTCTACCTCCTCACTTTTGCGGTACCGCTGCTGGTGACCGGGCGGCTGGGGGACCGCTTTGGTCAACGCACCATATACCTCATCGGCATGGTGGTGTTTACCCTCAGCTCGCTGGCCTGCGGATTAGCCTCCACGATTGAGCTGCTGATCATCGCCCGCGCCCTTCAAGGTTTTGGTGCATCGCTGATCGCACCCCAGACAATGAGCGTGATCAACCGCATCTTCCCGCGTGACAAACGCGGCGCTGCCATGGGAATGTGGGGTGCCGTGGCGGGATTCGCTTCCCTGATGGGCCCACTACTTGGCGGTGTCATAGTGGCCTACGTGGGGTGGCAGTGGATTTTCTTTATCAACGTGCCCATTGGCGTGGTGTCGCTGGTGCTGGTGGCGCGGTGGGTTCCAGTGCTTCCCAGGGCGTCGAGAAGCATTGATGCTCTCAGCGTTGTTGCCTCAGTAATCTCCGTGTTCGCTTTTGTGTTCACCCTACAAGAGGGGCCGCACCTGGGGTGGCCCCTGTGGCTGTGGGGTCTACTTGCTGCCGGTGTTGGTGCGTTCGCCTGGTTCGTGTGGCTACAATACACCGCTGCGCGCCGGGGTACTGAGCCTCTGGTTCCGTTGGTGATGTTCCGTAACCGCAACTTCGCGCTGGGGTCGTTTTCTATCTCCGCCATGGGTTTTGTGGTGGGTGGAACTATGGTCCCCATCATGCTATTTCTGCAGGATGTTCAGGGTATGAACGCTCAACAGGCAGCCTTCATGCTCATTCCTATGGCCGTGATTTCCGGTACACTCGCGCCGTTTGTAGGCAGGCTTGCGGACCGCATTCATCCCCGTGTCCTCTCCATGATTGGCTTTGGTTTTATGACAGCTGCCGCGCTTGCGTTGGCCGCCATCATGCGCGACGGTGTCGGGCGGTGGTGGATGCTGTTGCCTGCTGTGCTTCTGGGGTTTGGCAACGGATTTGTGTGGTCCCCAAACTCGGCGACGTCCATGCGTGATCTGCCAATTCAGTCCTTAGGTGCGGCATCTGGCGTGTACAACACCACACGGCAAATCGGATCGGTGTTGGGTTCAGCGGCGATTGGTGGCGTGATGCAGATGGGAGTGGCGAATAGTGGATACGCTAACTCAATGGGTAATTCGATGGTTCTGTGCGTAATCGTTTTAATTTTCGGATTGATAGCTGTATCACGCTTTACCGAACGCACGGACACTGCCGCAGCAGACTAG
- a CDS encoding ABC transporter substrate-binding protein: MKKYLAVLCGVGILAAGCGTTGNNEASTSANGGVTLTNCGEEVTYSKTDSLFVNDGNIIATVLSAGGKDKIKNVSSLQRDVDILKAKYGAETIDGLDAVSKEYPSLEEVVSKQPNVYVAGWGYGLSESKNMTPETLKEQGIGTYAITESCKQQGTDKRGTIDPWTAVSEDLKNIGTLAGDADTAREVVADQDARLTTLRSAEQPEKKPTAFVFDSATDTIFTSGKFGAPQAIIDAAGARNANEDVDDTWTQVGWEKISASAPDVFVFVDYPGQDFQQKVDILKSNPATKDLPAVQENRFINLPYAMWCSGPLNIDAAEHVRKGMEKFNLVPASDITPSLTLPDSVAGQEYFH, translated from the coding sequence ATGAAAAAGTACCTTGCAGTCCTTTGTGGCGTTGGCATTCTCGCCGCAGGCTGCGGCACCACAGGAAACAACGAGGCGTCGACAAGCGCAAACGGGGGAGTGACCCTGACAAACTGTGGTGAGGAGGTAACCTACAGCAAGACGGATTCGTTGTTTGTCAACGACGGCAATATCATCGCGACAGTGCTGTCTGCGGGTGGGAAAGACAAGATCAAAAATGTCAGCTCCCTGCAGCGTGACGTGGATATTCTGAAAGCCAAGTACGGTGCCGAGACAATCGACGGCCTAGACGCGGTGTCCAAAGAATACCCCTCGCTGGAAGAAGTGGTGAGCAAACAGCCGAACGTGTACGTCGCGGGCTGGGGCTATGGTCTGTCCGAATCGAAGAACATGACGCCGGAGACGCTGAAAGAGCAGGGGATTGGCACGTATGCCATCACCGAATCGTGCAAGCAGCAGGGCACCGATAAGCGCGGTACCATCGATCCGTGGACGGCAGTGAGCGAGGACCTGAAGAACATCGGCACCCTCGCTGGTGACGCTGACACCGCGCGCGAGGTTGTGGCTGATCAGGACGCACGCCTGACGACGCTGCGCTCCGCCGAACAACCAGAGAAAAAGCCCACCGCGTTTGTCTTCGACTCGGCCACTGACACCATTTTCACCTCCGGGAAGTTCGGGGCACCGCAGGCAATTATCGACGCCGCGGGTGCCCGCAACGCCAACGAAGACGTCGACGACACCTGGACCCAGGTGGGTTGGGAAAAGATCAGCGCTTCCGCGCCGGACGTGTTTGTGTTTGTTGACTATCCTGGCCAGGATTTTCAGCAGAAAGTAGACATTCTGAAGAGCAACCCCGCCACCAAGGATCTTCCCGCAGTGCAGGAAAATCGCTTTATCAACCTGCCATATGCCATGTGGTGTTCTGGACCTTTGAACATTGATGCCGCCGAGCACGTGCGTAAGGGAATGGAGAAGTTCAATCTTGTTCCCGCTTCAGACATTACGCCGAGCTTGACGCTGCCGGACAGTGTTGCTGGTCAAGAGTATTTCCACTGA
- a CDS encoding FecCD family ABC transporter permease, with protein sequence MVKKLAAPTLCVVLMALTAVSFVASLTFGSVDYNNAQVWEVVQAHLQSGKGPNQAVDSIVWELRAPRGVLALIVGAGLSLAGVAMQTLVRNPLADPYLLGVSSGASVGATAVLTFGLFSSLGLYALSGGALIGALVATATVYAITMAQGGLTPLRLILSGVVLSSAFSAMASFLVFKGPDARAAQGVMFWMLGSVAGGQWNKLLLPAVVVAIALVVLVALSRPMDALAAGPDTAAALGVRVGLLRQVLFFIQALLVGAMVAIAGGIGFVGLVIPHLARMMVGSLHLRLLPIAAVLGALFVLWVDVIARISAPPQEIPLGVVTGVLGAPLFLLLMGRNRYRFGGQN encoded by the coding sequence ATGGTAAAGAAGTTAGCTGCGCCCACATTGTGTGTGGTGCTGATGGCGCTGACAGCTGTGAGCTTTGTGGCGTCACTTACCTTCGGCTCGGTGGACTACAACAATGCTCAAGTGTGGGAGGTCGTTCAGGCTCACCTTCAAAGTGGCAAGGGGCCTAACCAGGCCGTGGATTCGATTGTGTGGGAGCTGCGTGCCCCGCGTGGTGTGTTGGCGTTGATTGTCGGTGCGGGCCTGTCGCTGGCGGGCGTCGCTATGCAAACCCTGGTACGGAACCCGCTGGCTGATCCGTATTTGCTAGGGGTGTCGTCCGGTGCGAGCGTGGGAGCCACCGCCGTCTTGACGTTTGGCCTTTTCAGCAGCCTTGGATTGTATGCCCTTTCGGGTGGTGCGCTTATCGGCGCGCTGGTCGCCACTGCCACCGTATACGCCATCACCATGGCGCAGGGTGGGCTGACCCCGTTGCGCCTGATCCTGTCGGGTGTGGTGCTGTCCTCGGCGTTTTCGGCGATGGCGAGTTTTTTGGTGTTCAAAGGTCCAGATGCGCGTGCGGCCCAGGGCGTGATGTTTTGGATGCTGGGTTCCGTGGCTGGCGGGCAGTGGAATAAGCTGCTGCTCCCAGCCGTCGTGGTAGCCATTGCTCTTGTAGTTCTTGTTGCGCTGAGTCGCCCGATGGATGCGCTGGCTGCGGGGCCGGATACTGCCGCTGCGCTGGGTGTTCGCGTGGGGTTGCTACGGCAGGTGCTGTTTTTCATTCAGGCGCTGCTGGTGGGGGCGATGGTGGCCATTGCGGGTGGTATTGGTTTTGTGGGCTTGGTGATTCCGCATCTTGCGCGAATGATGGTGGGGTCACTACACCTGCGACTACTGCCGATCGCCGCTGTGCTCGGCGCATTGTTTGTGCTGTGGGTGGACGTGATCGCGCGTATTTCGGCACCGCCGCAAGAAATTCCACTGGGTGTGGTCACAGGTGTGCTGGGTGCGCCGCTGTTTCTGCTGCTCATGGGGCGTAACCGCTACCGGTTTGGGGGTCAGAATTAA